From the Primulina tabacum isolate GXHZ01 chromosome 3, ASM2559414v2, whole genome shotgun sequence genome, one window contains:
- the LOC142540192 gene encoding uncharacterized protein LOC142540192 isoform X2, translating into MEMDLPENPDFEAIDISLVDLSSQNDFQFSEHDSRNLPGDASAEERPGTYCAIEQFPILHETMEPEIIPRKGKYNLRKSLAWDSAFFTSAGVLDPEELSTMLKGPEKRENQLLTRIEEDISGSNESISSFETDLLTVDSLENELFGDIRASIQRSNKKTSNSTNSSMKIETMETDSTAISSLQKDNLASETKNPEPTSKKNSGLQTTRLSKSQPKQNMLKLGSAKAVKQDGGHSQVAQVTKNGESNSLPKPPKAVSRSILDSTEAIKQDTLGRNRAKSECGSSKLVSEKAAHPPKPSILNGSQRPLPKPALISKSSSLRSSITSRVQSTRSHTSSNSYHSMSSNAPAKSSLAAVRRNPVKSSSSFSASSSPIPKVPSRGTLRNKPSPSTLSAYVKPTKISSGVSPASSISEWSSVSSSCSVINQRSSNSRTSLEMDSCRSLSSDTILRDPRNHSANQLADGQGNHELGQPVNSSTKSSARVSALQAPVKPSGLRMPSPKIGYFDGVKSSVCTPKRTLQSPSSLHTVIPKSGSAACSPNRGSNIKLKSYKTSTARTVSAGANIKPNSPKAVITTSFHTCVLTDEKDSPIWSIKGKDYKTGESCSEAQKQAVDAGAGSGAVVNGNLAGLNNETGFNANKNMEFEGVKIPLVEGINPSGCIGWRVGEGVRVEQNHPENKPHQTCNIGDKENHHAKDPGEMLKGLTLDVNPYIPSSMAEILKEISDYASISPKTATESCSSQIPICSQEWFL; encoded by the exons ATGGAGATGGATTTGCCTGAGAATCCTGATTTCGAAGCCATAGACATCAGTCTCGTCGATCTTTCTTCTCAAAACGATTTTCAGTTTTCAG aaCACGACTCTCGTAATTTgccaggagatgcaagtgctgAAGAAAGACCTGGCACTTATTGTGCCATCGAGCAATTTCCCATACTTCATGAAACAATGGAACCCGAAATAATCCCCAGGAAAGGGAAGTATAACTTGCGTAAAAGTCTAGCCTGGGACAGTGCCTTCTTTACTAGTGCAG GTGTTCTAGATCCAGAAGAATTATCCACCATGCTCAAAGGACCAGAAAAAAGAGAGAATCAATTATTGACTAGAATTGAAGAAGATATTTCAGGGTCAAATGAATCCATATCCTCTTTTGAAACTGATCTTTTGACTGTAGATAGTCTCGAAAATGAGTTGTTTGGTGACATTAGAGCTTCAATCCAGAGATCCAATAAAAAGACGTCCAACTCAACGAACTCTAGCATGAAGATAGAAACTATGGAGACAGATAGCACTGCCATTTCAT CTCTGCAAAAGGACAACCTTGCTTCTGAAACTAAG AATCCAGAACcaacttcaaagaaaaacaGTGGTCTGCAAACTACTAGGCTCTCAAAAAGTCAGCCAAAACAGAATATGTTAAAGTTAGGGTCTGCGAAAGCTGTCAAGCAGGATGGTGGTCATTCACAGGTGGCACAGGTAA CTAAAAATGGTGAATCAAATTCATTACCTAAGCCACCCAAGGCTGTCAGCAGGTCAATTTTGGATTCGACAGAAGCGATAAAGCAGGATACATTGGGGAGAAATCGTGCCAAATCCGAATGTGGAAGCTCAAAACTTG TTTCAGAGAAGGCGGCTCACCCACCAAAACCTTCCATCTTAAATGGTTCTCAAAGGCCTTTGCCAAAGCCTGCATTGATATCCAAATCATCTTCATTGCGTTCTTCGATTACCAGCAGGGTGCAATCTACAAGGTCCCACACTTCAAGTAATAGTTACCATAGTATGTCCTCCAATGCCCCTGCAAAATCTTCACTAGCGGCAGTGAGAAGAAATCCAGTCAAGAGCAGCAGCTCCTTTTCAGCTTCATCCAGTCCTATCCCCAAAGTTCCATCTAGAGGGACATTGAGAAACAAACCATCACCATCTACTCTTTCGGCTTATGTGAAGCCAACTAAGATTTCCTCTGGTGTCTCACCAGCTAGTTCAATCAGTGAATGGTCTTCAGTATCATCTTCTTGTTCCGTAATTAACCAAAGATCTAGTAACTCAAGGACCAGTCTAGAGATGGATTCTTGTAGATCGTTAAGCAGTGACACTATTCTTCGAGATCCAAGGAATCATTCTGCTAATCAACTAGCAGATGGACAAGGAAATCATGAGCTTGGTCAGCCTGTTAACAGTTCAACAAAATCCTCAGCGCGTGTGAGTGCCCTTCAGGCTCCTGTGAAACCATCAGGATTACGAATGCCATCCCCTAAAATTGGGTACTTCGACGGG GTGAAATCATCAGTTTGTACCCCTAAAAGAACATTGCAATCTCCATCTAGCTTGCATACTGTGATTCCCAAGAGCGGATCTGCTGCCTGCAGTCCAAATCGAGGCTCAAACATCAAGCTGAAAAGTTACAAGACTTCAACAGCTAGAACAGTTAGTGCTGGGGCAAATATTAAGCCTAATTCTCCAAAAGCCGTGATTACAACATCCTTCCATACTTGTGTTCTGACGGATGAAAAAGATTCTCCTATCTGGTCTATTAAAGGTAAAGATTATAAAACGGGTGAAAGTTGCTCGGAAGCACAGAAACAAGCTGTTGATGCTGGTGCAGGTTCAGGTGCAGTTGTCAATGGGAATTTAGCTGGCTTGAATAATGAAACTGGCTTCAATGcgaataaaaatatggaatttGAGGGTGTCAAAATCCCTCTAGTTGAAGGTATCAATCCTTCAGGTTGTATTGGTTGGAGAGTGGGTGAAGGTGTAAGGGTCGAGCAGAATCACCCCGAGAATAAACCACATCAAACTTGCAATATTGGTGACAAGGAAAATCATCATGCTAAAGATCCAGGAGAGATGTTAAAAGGACTTACTCTAGATGTAAATCCCTATATACCTAGCTCAATGGCTGAAATTTTAAAGGAAATATCGGATTATGCTTCAATCTCACCTAAAACTGCCACTGAGTCCTGCAGTTCCCAGATCCCCATTTGCTCCCAAGAATGGTTTCTGTGA
- the LOC142540192 gene encoding uncharacterized protein LOC142540192 isoform X1 encodes MEMDLPENPDFEAIDISLVDLSSQNDFQFSEHDSRNLPGDASAEERPGTYCAIEQFPILHETMEPEIIPRKGKYNLRKSLAWDSAFFTSAGVLDPEELSTMLKGPEKRENQLLTRIEEDISGSNESISSFETDLLTVDSLENELFGDIRASIQRSNKKTSNSTNSSMKIETMETDSTAISSLQKDNLASETKNPEPTSKKNSGLQTTRLSKSQPKQNMLKLGSAKAVKQDGGHSQVAQSTAKNGESNSLPKPPKAVSRSILDSTEAIKQDTLGRNRAKSECGSSKLVSEKAAHPPKPSILNGSQRPLPKPALISKSSSLRSSITSRVQSTRSHTSSNSYHSMSSNAPAKSSLAAVRRNPVKSSSSFSASSSPIPKVPSRGTLRNKPSPSTLSAYVKPTKISSGVSPASSISEWSSVSSSCSVINQRSSNSRTSLEMDSCRSLSSDTILRDPRNHSANQLADGQGNHELGQPVNSSTKSSARVSALQAPVKPSGLRMPSPKIGYFDGVKSSVCTPKRTLQSPSSLHTVIPKSGSAACSPNRGSNIKLKSYKTSTARTVSAGANIKPNSPKAVITTSFHTCVLTDEKDSPIWSIKGKDYKTGESCSEAQKQAVDAGAGSGAVVNGNLAGLNNETGFNANKNMEFEGVKIPLVEGINPSGCIGWRVGEGVRVEQNHPENKPHQTCNIGDKENHHAKDPGEMLKGLTLDVNPYIPSSMAEILKEISDYASISPKTATESCSSQIPICSQEWFL; translated from the exons ATGGAGATGGATTTGCCTGAGAATCCTGATTTCGAAGCCATAGACATCAGTCTCGTCGATCTTTCTTCTCAAAACGATTTTCAGTTTTCAG aaCACGACTCTCGTAATTTgccaggagatgcaagtgctgAAGAAAGACCTGGCACTTATTGTGCCATCGAGCAATTTCCCATACTTCATGAAACAATGGAACCCGAAATAATCCCCAGGAAAGGGAAGTATAACTTGCGTAAAAGTCTAGCCTGGGACAGTGCCTTCTTTACTAGTGCAG GTGTTCTAGATCCAGAAGAATTATCCACCATGCTCAAAGGACCAGAAAAAAGAGAGAATCAATTATTGACTAGAATTGAAGAAGATATTTCAGGGTCAAATGAATCCATATCCTCTTTTGAAACTGATCTTTTGACTGTAGATAGTCTCGAAAATGAGTTGTTTGGTGACATTAGAGCTTCAATCCAGAGATCCAATAAAAAGACGTCCAACTCAACGAACTCTAGCATGAAGATAGAAACTATGGAGACAGATAGCACTGCCATTTCAT CTCTGCAAAAGGACAACCTTGCTTCTGAAACTAAG AATCCAGAACcaacttcaaagaaaaacaGTGGTCTGCAAACTACTAGGCTCTCAAAAAGTCAGCCAAAACAGAATATGTTAAAGTTAGGGTCTGCGAAAGCTGTCAAGCAGGATGGTGGTCATTCACAGGTGGCACAG TCTACAGCTAAAAATGGTGAATCAAATTCATTACCTAAGCCACCCAAGGCTGTCAGCAGGTCAATTTTGGATTCGACAGAAGCGATAAAGCAGGATACATTGGGGAGAAATCGTGCCAAATCCGAATGTGGAAGCTCAAAACTTG TTTCAGAGAAGGCGGCTCACCCACCAAAACCTTCCATCTTAAATGGTTCTCAAAGGCCTTTGCCAAAGCCTGCATTGATATCCAAATCATCTTCATTGCGTTCTTCGATTACCAGCAGGGTGCAATCTACAAGGTCCCACACTTCAAGTAATAGTTACCATAGTATGTCCTCCAATGCCCCTGCAAAATCTTCACTAGCGGCAGTGAGAAGAAATCCAGTCAAGAGCAGCAGCTCCTTTTCAGCTTCATCCAGTCCTATCCCCAAAGTTCCATCTAGAGGGACATTGAGAAACAAACCATCACCATCTACTCTTTCGGCTTATGTGAAGCCAACTAAGATTTCCTCTGGTGTCTCACCAGCTAGTTCAATCAGTGAATGGTCTTCAGTATCATCTTCTTGTTCCGTAATTAACCAAAGATCTAGTAACTCAAGGACCAGTCTAGAGATGGATTCTTGTAGATCGTTAAGCAGTGACACTATTCTTCGAGATCCAAGGAATCATTCTGCTAATCAACTAGCAGATGGACAAGGAAATCATGAGCTTGGTCAGCCTGTTAACAGTTCAACAAAATCCTCAGCGCGTGTGAGTGCCCTTCAGGCTCCTGTGAAACCATCAGGATTACGAATGCCATCCCCTAAAATTGGGTACTTCGACGGG GTGAAATCATCAGTTTGTACCCCTAAAAGAACATTGCAATCTCCATCTAGCTTGCATACTGTGATTCCCAAGAGCGGATCTGCTGCCTGCAGTCCAAATCGAGGCTCAAACATCAAGCTGAAAAGTTACAAGACTTCAACAGCTAGAACAGTTAGTGCTGGGGCAAATATTAAGCCTAATTCTCCAAAAGCCGTGATTACAACATCCTTCCATACTTGTGTTCTGACGGATGAAAAAGATTCTCCTATCTGGTCTATTAAAGGTAAAGATTATAAAACGGGTGAAAGTTGCTCGGAAGCACAGAAACAAGCTGTTGATGCTGGTGCAGGTTCAGGTGCAGTTGTCAATGGGAATTTAGCTGGCTTGAATAATGAAACTGGCTTCAATGcgaataaaaatatggaatttGAGGGTGTCAAAATCCCTCTAGTTGAAGGTATCAATCCTTCAGGTTGTATTGGTTGGAGAGTGGGTGAAGGTGTAAGGGTCGAGCAGAATCACCCCGAGAATAAACCACATCAAACTTGCAATATTGGTGACAAGGAAAATCATCATGCTAAAGATCCAGGAGAGATGTTAAAAGGACTTACTCTAGATGTAAATCCCTATATACCTAGCTCAATGGCTGAAATTTTAAAGGAAATATCGGATTATGCTTCAATCTCACCTAAAACTGCCACTGAGTCCTGCAGTTCCCAGATCCCCATTTGCTCCCAAGAATGGTTTCTGTGA
- the LOC142540190 gene encoding protein OSB2, chloroplastic-like — protein MNLLTRAKASSYLYIPSPSPRKSLFFTNIITSIQQSNLYSTNTADSTQKTQQSSKPKTQKTSEPASSFSQRVKKQVEELTLWARPRDIPYQAKVANLVNIIGRVKIPVKFESSSDGKHWAATVISQDKNSLLIPVVFEGDLAHVVARHVKENDCVFVSGQLSVDPMRLVLSESLGKFHVVAENLNFVEGLKMTISNHARKNKEVSTSDVEIDKPFSPEAKKLEVYISSESGDDGGDSDASLNSGWRDSLEHSKMKSLGWKNERGSGKYAQDFVKPPVFDDSEAATPVQYLQGGKKGEMVFKANSKLDTGKEMSGETASKHKDGDSWRDLVINPLQWWDYRGHKSNGLVKEKFPDFKHKATGESLWINGAPEWVLAGLGKLEFDVKPVYAKKQPAGPTSDERKREERGDDSWKNLVENPDKWWDNRSNKKNPKAPDFKHKETGEVLWLNRTPDWALSRLPPL, from the coding sequence ATGAATCTCTTAACTAGAGCAAAAGCATCGTCTTATCTTTATATTCCTTCTCCTTCACCAAGAAAGTCTCTCTTTTTCACCAACATTATTACTTCCATTCAACAATCCAATCTCTATTCCACCAACACTGCTGATAGCACCCAGAAAACACAGCAATCTAGCAAGCCTAAAACGCAGAAAACTTCTGAACCAGCGTCGAGTTTTTCCCAGAGAGTCAAGAAACAAGTGGAGGAGCTAACTCTCTGGGCTCGGCCGAGAGATATTCCATACCAAGCAAAGGTTGCGAATTTGGTTAATATAATTGGTCGTGTGAAGATTCCTGTGAAGTTCGAGTCCTCTTCTGATGGAAAACACTGGGCTGCTACGGTCATTTCGCAAGATAAGAACTCTTTGTTGATTCCTGTTGTGTTTGAGGGTGATTTGGCTCATGTTGTGGCTCGTCATGTGAAGGAGAATGATTGTGTTTTTGTTTCTGGACAGCTGAGTGTGGATCCAATGCGATTGGTGTTGAGCGAGAGTCTTGGGAAGTTCCATGTTGTGGCAGAAAATCTCAACTTTGTGGAGGGGTTGAAAATGACTATTTCGAATCATGCGAGGAAGAACAAAGAAGTCTCAACTTCTGATGTAGAAATTGATAAGCCTTTTAGTCCCGAGGCTAAAAAGTTAGAGGTGTACATTTCTTCTGAAAGTGGTGATGATGGGGGTGATAGTGACGCGTCTCTAAATTCGGGGTGGAGGGACTCGTTGGAACACTCGAAGATGAAGAGTTTGGGGTGGAAAAATGAACGGGGTTCTGGGAAATATGCTCAGGATTTTGTTAAACCACCAGTTTTTGATGATTCCGAGGCAGCAACACCCGTTCAATATTTGCAAGGTGGAAAGAAAGGCGAAATGGTCTTCAAAGCTAATTCTAAACTGGATACAGGAAAGGAGATGAGTGGAGAGACTGCTAGCAAACATAAAGATGGGGATTCTTGGAGGGATCTTGTTATAAATCCCTTGCAGTGGTGGGATTATCGTGGGCACAAATCTAATGGATTGGTTAAAGAAAAATTCCCAGATTTTAAACATAAGGCAACTGGTGAGAGTCTTTGGATCAATGGGGCTCCAGAATGGGTGTTGGCTGGACTTGGAAAATTGGAGTTTGATGTGAAACCTGTCTATGCTAAGAAACAACCAGCAGGTCCAACGTCTGATGAAAGAAAAAGGGAGGAAAGGGGGGATGATTCTTGGAAGAACTTGGTGGAGAATCCAGATAAATGGTGGGATAACCGATCAAACAAGAAGAATCCAAAAGCTCCTGACTTCAAGCACAAAGAGACGGGAGAAGTGTTGTGGTTAAACAGGACACCAGATTGGGCATTGTCAAGGTTACCACCATTGTGA